The Actinomycetes bacterium nucleotide sequence GTCGTCCGTCTTGTCGACGGCGACCCCGGGGGCGGGAGCGGTAGCAGTCATGGTTGTCAGACCGTCCGGAACGCGAGGGCGACGTTGTGGCCGCCGAAGCCGAAGGAGTTGTTGAGGCCGAGGCCGCCCTCGGGCAGCTGGCGGGCCTCGCCGCGCACCACGTCGAGCGTGACGTCGTCGTCGATGTCCTCGAGGTTCGTCGTGGCGGGCGCGGTGCGGTGGTGCAGGGCGAGGATCGTCGCGATCGCCTCGACCGCGCCGGCCGCGCCGAGCAGGTGACCGGTCATCGACTTGGTCCCGCTGACGCAGGCGCCGTCGGTCGCGTCACCGAGGGCAGCCCGGATGGCCTTGTCCTCCGCCACGTCCCCGACCGGGGTCGAGGTGGCGTGCGCGTTGATGTGCACGACGTCGCCCGGCTCGGCTCCTGCGCTGCGGACGGCCTGCTGCATCGCCCGGGCAGCGCCCGCACCGACCGGGTCGGGCTGGGCCATGTGGTGGGCGTCGGACGTGATGCCGTGCCCGGCGACCTCGGCGTAGATCGTGGCGCCGCGGGCCCGGGCGTGCTCGAGCGTCTCGAGGACCACGACGCCGGCGCCCTCGCCGAGCACGAAGCCGTCCCGGCCCTTGTCGTAGGGCCGCGACGCGCGCTCCGGCTCGTCGTTGCGGGTCGACAGCGCCTGCATGGCCGCGAAGCCCGCGAGCGGCAGGACGTGGATCGCGGCCTCGGTGCCCCCGGCTGCCACGACGTCGGCCCGGCCGGACCGGATCATGTCCAGGGCGTAGGCGATCGCCTCGGCCCCGCTGGAGCACGCGCTCACCGGCGTGTGGACGCCGGCCCGGGCGGTGAGCTCCAGGCCCACCACGGCGGCCGGCCCGTTGGGCATGAGCATCGGCACGGTCATCGGCAGCACCCGGCGGGCGCCGCGCTCCTTGAGCGTGTCGTAGGCCGAGAGCAGCGTGGTGACCCCGCCGATGCCGGATGCGATCACCACGCCCTTGCGCTCGGGGTCGACCTCTGGAGCGCCGGCGTGCGCCCAGGCCTCGCGGGCGGCGATCAGGGCGAACTGCCCGGACCGGTCCATCCGCTTGGTCTGCGGCACCGGCAGCACCTCGGAGGGCTCGACGGCGACCGGTGCCGCGATGGACACCGGCAGCATGTCGACCCACTCGTCGGTGAGCACCTTGACCCCCGACCGGCCGGCCAGCAGGCCTTCCCAGGTCGAGGCGACGTCGCCGCCCAGCGGCGTGGTCGCGCCGAGACCGGTGACGACGACGCGCTGCGCATCGGTCAGTCGAGATTCCGTCAT carries:
- the fabF gene encoding beta-ketoacyl-ACP synthase II → MTESRLTDAQRVVVTGLGATTPLGGDVASTWEGLLAGRSGVKVLTDEWVDMLPVSIAAPVAVEPSEVLPVPQTKRMDRSGQFALIAAREAWAHAGAPEVDPERKGVVIASGIGGVTTLLSAYDTLKERGARRVLPMTVPMLMPNGPAAVVGLELTARAGVHTPVSACSSGAEAIAYALDMIRSGRADVVAAGGTEAAIHVLPLAGFAAMQALSTRNDEPERASRPYDKGRDGFVLGEGAGVVVLETLEHARARGATIYAEVAGHGITSDAHHMAQPDPVGAGAARAMQQAVRSAGAEPGDVVHINAHATSTPVGDVAEDKAIRAALGDATDGACVSGTKSMTGHLLGAAGAVEAIATILALHHRTAPATTNLEDIDDDVTLDVVRGEARQLPEGGLGLNNSFGFGGHNVALAFRTV